Proteins encoded together in one Nocardioides marinisabuli window:
- a CDS encoding PhoH family protein, producing the protein MPTKVTSQQSQSLHTARTYVLDTSVLLADPGALRRFAEHEVVLPVVVITELEGKRHHPELGYFARAALRALDELRVSHGRLDAPVPVGEEGGSVRVELNHTDPAALPSGFRLGDNDTRILAVAKNLADEGADVTLVSKDLPLRIKASAVGLDAEEYRGEAISESDTGYSGMAELDVPAADIDVLYEDGVIDLDEARDLPCHQGLVMLSERGTALGRVGADKRVHLVRGDREAFGIHGRSAEQRVALELLLDPEVGIVSLGGRAGTGKSAMALCAGLEAVLERRQHQKVVVFRPLFAVGGQELGYLPGSESEKMSPWGQAVFDTLGAMTSREVVDEILAQGMLEVLPLTHIRGRSLHDAFVIVDEAQSLERNVLLTVLSRIGANSKVVLTHDVAQRDNLRVGRHDGVVAVIDKLKGHPLFAHVTLTRSERSPIAALVTEMLENVTL; encoded by the coding sequence GTGCCGACCAAGGTCACGTCGCAGCAGTCGCAGTCGCTTCACACCGCGCGCACCTACGTCCTCGACACCAGCGTCCTGCTGGCCGACCCCGGGGCGCTGCGGCGCTTCGCGGAGCACGAGGTCGTGCTGCCCGTCGTCGTCATCACCGAGCTCGAGGGCAAGCGCCACCACCCCGAGCTCGGCTACTTCGCGCGCGCCGCGCTGCGCGCCCTCGACGAGCTGCGGGTCTCCCACGGCCGCCTCGACGCCCCGGTGCCGGTGGGGGAGGAGGGGGGCAGCGTGCGGGTCGAGCTCAACCACACCGACCCCGCGGCGCTGCCCTCGGGCTTCCGGCTCGGGGACAACGACACCCGCATCCTCGCGGTCGCCAAGAACCTCGCCGACGAGGGCGCCGACGTCACCCTGGTCTCCAAGGACCTGCCGCTGCGCATCAAGGCCTCGGCGGTCGGGCTGGACGCCGAGGAGTACCGCGGCGAGGCGATCTCGGAGTCCGACACCGGCTACTCGGGGATGGCCGAGCTCGACGTGCCCGCCGCCGACATCGACGTGCTCTACGAGGACGGCGTGATCGACCTCGACGAGGCCCGCGACCTGCCCTGCCACCAGGGACTGGTGATGCTCTCGGAGCGGGGCACCGCCCTGGGTCGGGTGGGCGCCGACAAGCGGGTGCACCTGGTGCGTGGCGACCGTGAGGCCTTCGGCATCCACGGCCGCTCGGCCGAGCAGCGGGTCGCCCTCGAGCTGCTGCTCGATCCCGAGGTCGGCATCGTGTCGCTGGGCGGCCGCGCCGGCACCGGCAAGTCGGCGATGGCGCTGTGCGCAGGTCTGGAGGCCGTGCTGGAGCGCCGCCAGCACCAGAAGGTCGTGGTTTTCCGTCCGCTCTTCGCCGTCGGCGGCCAGGAGCTGGGCTACCTGCCGGGCTCGGAGTCGGAGAAGATGTCGCCGTGGGGCCAGGCGGTCTTCGACACCCTGGGGGCGATGACCTCGCGCGAGGTCGTCGACGAGATCCTGGCCCAGGGCATGCTCGAGGTGCTGCCGCTGACCCACATCCGTGGCCGCTCGTTGCACGACGCGTTCGTCATCGTCGACGAGGCGCAGTCGCTGGAGCGCAACGTGCTGTTGACGGTGCTCTCGCGCATCGGGGCCAACTCGAAGGTGGTGCTGACCCACGACGTGGCCCAGCGCGACAACCTGCGCGTGGGTCGCCACGACGGCGTGGTGGCGGTCATCGACAAGCTCAAGGGCCACCCGCTCTTCGCGCACGTGACCCTGACCCGCTCCGAGCGCTCCCCGATCGCGGCGCTGGTCACCGAGATGCTGGAGAACGTCACTCTGTAG
- a CDS encoding GH1 family beta-glucosidase has translation MSTPSRLPAAHADLELGTATASYQVEGGATEDGRGPSIWDTFSARPGAIADASDGSVACDSYHRYAEDADLVAGLGVDWYRFSIAWPRVQPEGRGRVETRGLDYYDRLVDSLLERGVKPTATLYHWDLPQALEDQGGWLERGTAEAFADYAEIVHERLGDRVGLWATHNEPWCAAYLGYSAGVHAPGRQEGGAAHRAAHHLVLGHAMAAERMRAAGAHDVGIVLNLAPVWAERPEAADVADGVDAIRNRVWLAPLVDGAYDDGLLRVAPELADPELVRDGDLALMQGSADWIGINYYTPVRPDVAGTSAGDEHPEGGAYPGVAPFTLVERDPRTDIGWEIDASGLEELLVETHRRTGLPLLVMENGAACADDRVEEGRVADQDRIDYLRDHLAATEAARAAGADVRAYVVWTLLDNFEWAYGYTKTFGLVHIDPADQTRTPKASYDWLAGVARDRSRRRTSGPA, from the coding sequence ATGAGCACGCCCTCCCGTCTGCCCGCCGCCCACGCCGACCTCGAACTCGGCACCGCCACCGCGTCGTACCAGGTGGAGGGGGGCGCGACCGAGGACGGCCGTGGCCCCTCGATCTGGGACACGTTCTCCGCTCGTCCCGGCGCGATCGCCGACGCCAGCGACGGCTCCGTGGCCTGCGACTCCTACCACCGCTACGCCGAGGACGCCGACCTCGTCGCCGGGCTCGGCGTCGACTGGTACCGCTTCTCGATCGCCTGGCCCCGGGTGCAGCCCGAGGGCCGCGGCCGCGTCGAGACCCGCGGCCTCGACTACTACGACCGCCTGGTCGACAGCCTGCTCGAGCGCGGCGTGAAGCCCACCGCCACGCTCTACCACTGGGACCTGCCCCAGGCCCTCGAGGACCAGGGGGGCTGGCTCGAGCGCGGCACCGCCGAGGCGTTCGCCGACTACGCCGAGATCGTCCACGAGCGCCTCGGCGACCGCGTCGGCCTGTGGGCCACCCACAACGAGCCGTGGTGCGCGGCCTACCTGGGCTACTCCGCCGGCGTCCACGCCCCCGGTCGCCAGGAGGGCGGCGCCGCCCACCGGGCGGCCCACCACCTGGTCCTCGGGCACGCGATGGCCGCCGAGCGGATGCGCGCCGCCGGCGCACACGACGTCGGCATCGTGCTCAACCTCGCCCCCGTGTGGGCGGAGCGGCCCGAGGCCGCCGACGTCGCAGACGGGGTCGACGCGATCCGCAACCGGGTCTGGCTCGCCCCCCTCGTCGACGGCGCGTACGACGACGGCCTGCTGCGGGTGGCCCCCGAGCTGGCCGACCCCGAGCTGGTCCGCGACGGCGACCTGGCGCTGATGCAGGGCTCGGCCGACTGGATCGGCATCAACTACTACACCCCCGTGCGACCCGACGTCGCCGGCACGAGCGCCGGTGACGAGCACCCCGAGGGCGGTGCCTACCCCGGCGTCGCCCCCTTCACCCTGGTCGAACGCGACCCGCGCACCGACATCGGCTGGGAGATCGACGCCTCGGGCCTCGAGGAGCTGCTGGTCGAGACCCACCGCCGCACCGGGCTGCCGCTGCTGGTGATGGAGAACGGCGCGGCCTGCGCCGACGACCGGGTCGAGGAGGGCCGGGTCGCCGACCAGGACCGCATCGACTACCTGCGCGACCACCTGGCCGCCACCGAGGCGGCGCGGGCGGCCGGCGCCGACGTGCGCGCCTACGTGGTCTGGACGCTGCTCGACAACTTCGAGTGGGCCTACGGCTACACGAAGACGTTCGGGCTCGTCCACATCGACCCCGCCGACCAGACGCGCACGCCCAAGGCGTCGTACGACTGGCTGGCGGGCGTCGCCCGCGACCGCAGCAGGCGCCGCACCAGCGGCCCTGCCTGA
- a CDS encoding LacI family DNA-binding transcriptional regulator, giving the protein MTSIHDLARETGVSTATVSRALRGLPRVSEETRQRVMEAAVRLGYVPSPHAVGLASGGQTRTVAIVVLFVTRWFFATVISGAEQVLRERGYDVLLYNLNDDEEARRRVLGTHLLTKRVDALLVVGLGPTPQEVHWLSSQGMPVVTVGARIAQWPSVRVDDELVARTGVEHLLALGHRRIAYVGMIHDTGISLATPRARVRGYRDSLRDAGIEHDPELELEGQFTLDGGVAAGRRLVELAPRPTAVFCASDEMAFGVLRAARDAGLRVPEDLSVVGVDDHEMASFFDLTTIRQPVVEQGRYAARQVLDLMAPDRPGQGEDPAVAHHVELSTELVVRGTTSAPGLPAQRSE; this is encoded by the coding sequence ATGACCAGCATCCACGACCTCGCCAGGGAGACGGGCGTCTCCACCGCGACCGTCTCGCGCGCGCTGCGCGGGCTGCCGCGCGTCTCGGAGGAGACCCGGCAGCGGGTGATGGAGGCGGCCGTGCGGCTGGGCTACGTGCCCTCACCTCACGCGGTCGGGCTGGCCAGCGGCGGCCAGACGCGCACGGTGGCGATCGTGGTGCTCTTCGTGACCCGCTGGTTCTTCGCCACGGTGATCTCGGGGGCCGAGCAGGTGCTGCGCGAGCGCGGCTACGACGTGCTGCTCTACAACCTCAACGACGACGAGGAGGCGCGGCGCCGGGTGCTCGGCACCCACCTGCTGACCAAGCGCGTCGACGCCCTGCTGGTGGTCGGGCTGGGCCCCACGCCGCAGGAGGTGCACTGGCTCAGCAGCCAGGGGATGCCGGTCGTGACGGTGGGCGCCCGGATCGCCCAGTGGCCCAGCGTGCGCGTCGACGACGAGCTGGTCGCGCGCACCGGCGTGGAGCACCTGCTCGCGCTGGGGCACCGCCGCATCGCCTACGTCGGCATGATCCACGACACCGGCATCAGCCTGGCCACGCCCCGTGCGCGGGTGCGGGGCTACCGCGACAGCCTGCGCGACGCCGGCATCGAGCACGACCCGGAGCTCGAGCTCGAAGGTCAGTTCACGCTCGACGGCGGGGTCGCGGCCGGGCGGCGCCTGGTCGAGCTCGCACCGCGCCCGACCGCGGTGTTCTGCGCCTCCGACGAGATGGCCTTCGGGGTGCTGCGCGCGGCTCGCGACGCGGGGCTGCGGGTGCCCGAGGACCTGTCGGTCGTCGGGGTCGACGACCACGAGATGGCCTCGTTCTTCGACCTGACCACGATCCGCCAGCCCGTCGTCGAGCAGGGCCGGTACGCCGCCCGGCAGGTGCTCGACCTGATGGCGCCCGACCGGCCGGGCCAGGGGGAGGACCCGGCCGTGGCCCACCACGTCGAGCTGTCGACCGAGCTGGTGGTGCGCGGGACGACGTCCGCCCCGGGGCTGCCGGCTCAGCGCAGCGAGTAG
- a CDS encoding acyl-CoA thioesterase, protein MSDVFECEIQARVRDINLGGHVDNVEAIRILDEARILFHHHAELSPPTGPRPGLLGGLPEGVVELVGSQRVDYHAEMRYVAFQPFLMRLWVQQVGRSSFTVATEMRVEADHGPALVAATTVVLWDHATQASWPMSDDVRATLGRYAGAPVTLR, encoded by the coding sequence GTGAGCGACGTCTTCGAGTGCGAGATCCAGGCGCGGGTGCGCGACATCAACCTCGGCGGCCACGTCGACAACGTCGAGGCCATCCGGATCCTCGACGAGGCGCGCATCCTCTTCCACCACCACGCCGAGCTCTCCCCGCCCACCGGTCCACGCCCCGGACTCCTCGGAGGCCTGCCCGAAGGTGTCGTCGAGCTCGTCGGCTCCCAGCGCGTCGACTACCACGCCGAGATGCGCTACGTGGCCTTCCAGCCGTTCCTGATGAGGCTGTGGGTCCAGCAGGTCGGCCGCTCCTCGTTCACCGTGGCCACCGAGATGCGGGTCGAGGCCGACCACGGGCCCGCCCTGGTGGCGGCCACCACGGTGGTGCTGTGGGACCACGCCACACAGGCCTCCTGGCCGATGAGCGACGACGTCCGCGCGACGCTGGGCCGGTACGCCGGCGCACCGGTCACGCTGCGCTGA
- a CDS encoding carbohydrate ABC transporter permease, translating into MTTTPTPEPAMVEQTPGPETGRKKGSKSAASAARDGLSGRTASAISLVIALLWTLPTFGLFVSSFRPETDAKTTGWWNVVTDPSFTLDNYREVLSGEGNAGLMTFLVNTIVITIPGVLIPITLATLAAYAFAWMKFKGRDALFVAMFALQIVPIQVTLIPLLSLYTSPPFNLRPLAGRDAPAGGLYELWLSHAIFAMPLAIFLLHNFMREIPGELIESARVDGAGHVEIFTRIMLPLMAPAIAAFGIFQFLWVWNDLLVALVFSGPDVAPLTVKLVNLVGQRGEDWHLLSAGAFVSLVIPLAVFLGLQRYFVRGLLAGSVKG; encoded by the coding sequence ATGACCACGACCCCCACCCCCGAGCCCGCCATGGTCGAGCAGACCCCGGGCCCGGAGACCGGCCGGAAGAAGGGCTCCAAGTCGGCCGCCTCGGCGGCCCGCGACGGCCTCAGCGGCCGCACCGCCTCCGCCATCAGCCTGGTGATCGCGCTGCTCTGGACGCTGCCGACCTTCGGTCTGTTCGTCTCCTCGTTCCGGCCCGAGACCGACGCCAAGACCACCGGGTGGTGGAACGTCGTCACCGACCCCAGCTTCACCCTCGACAACTACCGCGAGGTGCTCTCGGGCGAGGGCAACGCCGGGCTGATGACGTTCCTGGTCAACACCATCGTCATCACCATCCCGGGCGTGCTGATCCCGATCACGCTGGCGACCCTGGCGGCGTACGCGTTCGCCTGGATGAAGTTCAAGGGTCGTGACGCGCTCTTCGTGGCGATGTTCGCGCTGCAGATCGTGCCGATCCAGGTCACCCTGATCCCGCTGCTCTCGCTCTACACCTCACCGCCGTTCAACCTGCGGCCGCTGGCCGGGCGGGACGCGCCCGCGGGCGGTCTCTACGAGCTGTGGCTCTCGCACGCGATCTTCGCGATGCCGCTGGCGATCTTCCTGCTGCACAACTTCATGCGCGAGATCCCCGGCGAGCTCATCGAGTCGGCGCGCGTCGACGGCGCCGGCCACGTCGAGATCTTCACCCGCATCATGCTGCCGCTGATGGCGCCGGCGATCGCGGCGTTCGGCATCTTCCAGTTCCTGTGGGTGTGGAACGACCTGCTGGTCGCCCTGGTCTTCAGCGGGCCGGACGTCGCGCCACTGACGGTCAAGCTGGTCAACCTGGTGGGTCAACGAGGAGAGGACTGGCACCTGCTCTCCGCGGGCGCCTTCGTCTCGCTCGTCATCCCGCTCGCGGTGTTCCTGGGCCTGCAGCGCTACTTCGTGCGCGGGCTGCTCGCCGGCAGTGTGAAGGGATGA
- a CDS encoding lytic transglycosylase domain-containing protein, translated as MSKKPKYVGKHAAPKSHRATAAPRVALRSTIVMSTMAVGATGAAVTGGVLGGASTTAGAETPASIVPLAADVVSAADREVILGEREEVVSRTDRREEADPAKKAELSTTDGQAMTQSERLADADPREIGRALLDDFGFSDDQFGCLDALWVSESDWEVDADNPTSSAYGIPQALTQLHDLPADYMTSAESQIRWGLGYIQDSYGSPCSAWSFKQANNWY; from the coding sequence GTGTCGAAGAAGCCCAAGTACGTCGGCAAGCACGCCGCCCCGAAGTCCCACCGTGCCACCGCCGCGCCCCGCGTGGCGCTGCGCTCGACCATCGTGATGTCGACGATGGCGGTCGGGGCGACCGGCGCTGCGGTGACCGGCGGCGTCCTGGGCGGGGCCTCGACCACCGCCGGCGCCGAGACCCCGGCCTCGATCGTGCCGCTGGCCGCCGACGTCGTCTCGGCCGCCGACCGCGAGGTCATCCTGGGCGAGCGCGAGGAGGTCGTCTCGCGCACCGACCGGCGCGAGGAGGCGGACCCGGCCAAGAAGGCGGAGCTCTCGACCACCGACGGGCAGGCCATGACGCAGTCCGAGCGCCTCGCCGACGCCGACCCGCGCGAGATCGGGCGGGCCCTGCTCGACGACTTCGGCTTCTCCGACGACCAGTTCGGCTGCCTCGACGCGCTGTGGGTCAGCGAGAGCGACTGGGAGGTCGACGCCGACAACCCCACCTCGTCGGCGTACGGCATCCCGCAGGCGCTGACCCAGCTGCACGACCTGCCGGCCGACTACATGACCTCCGCGGAGAGCCAGATCCGCTGGGGTCTCGGCTACATCCAGGACTCCTACGGCTCCCCCTGCAGCGCCTGGTCCTTCAAGCAGGCCAACAACTGGTACTGA
- a CDS encoding anti-sigma factor family protein — protein MNDAHEHGQQEQHERLRELLGAHVLGHLVAPEADAVRAHLDGCAGCRAEVAELEPLVARLDAVDPTHLDERPSPAGDLGARIHSGVAAERAAREARAREDERAAARHRSRRRTTLLAAAAAVVVVALASGIALGRASAPQPPAVPLEAISLEVDGPGQQGEGGIELESAGLVAHTWGTELRFVGTGFEEGVVYRAAFRDSGGRLTPAGEFLGTGAAEMSCQLQSALLRPEVVAVVVTDAEGETVLSSEV, from the coding sequence GCAGCACGAGCGCCTGCGCGAGCTGCTGGGGGCGCACGTGCTCGGCCACCTCGTCGCGCCGGAGGCCGACGCGGTGCGTGCGCACCTCGACGGCTGCGCCGGGTGCCGCGCCGAGGTCGCCGAGCTCGAGCCCCTGGTGGCCCGGCTCGACGCCGTCGACCCCACCCACCTCGACGAGCGGCCCTCGCCGGCGGGCGACCTGGGCGCCCGCATCCACAGCGGGGTCGCCGCCGAGCGGGCCGCGCGGGAGGCCCGCGCGCGCGAGGACGAGCGCGCGGCCGCCCGCCACCGCTCCCGGCGTCGTACGACGCTGCTGGCCGCGGCCGCCGCCGTGGTCGTGGTGGCGCTCGCCTCGGGGATCGCCCTGGGCCGGGCCAGCGCACCGCAGCCGCCCGCCGTGCCGCTGGAGGCGATCAGCCTCGAGGTCGACGGGCCGGGGCAGCAGGGGGAGGGCGGCATTGAGCTCGAGAGCGCGGGCCTGGTCGCACACACCTGGGGCACCGAGCTGCGCTTCGTGGGGACGGGCTTCGAGGAGGGCGTGGTCTACCGGGCCGCCTTCCGCGACTCCGGGGGTCGGCTGACGCCGGCGGGGGAGTTCCTCGGCACCGGCGCCGCGGAGATGAGCTGCCAGCTGCAGTCGGCGCTGCTGCGCCCCGAGGTGGTGGCCGTGGTGGTCACCGACGCCGAGGGCGAGACGGTGCTCAGCAGCGAGGTCTGA
- the trhA gene encoding PAQR family membrane homeostasis protein TrhA: MSAHLPESVRQSVDHLQESVHHKLNEIKPKLRGWLHLATAPLTLAAGIVLVALSPDTTTRIGSAVFTGSALLLFTVSAIYHTGTWSPRTWAFLRRFDHSNIFVLIAGSYTPLALILLQGTERVVLLTTVWTCAVLGVLFRVFWTDAPRWLYTPIYIAMGWSALFFIPGFIDGATSRLGTGMAIGVLVLIAVGGLLYTLGGAVYGFKFPNPSPRWFGFHEVFHTFTILAFITHYIGVSLATYSLR, encoded by the coding sequence ATGAGCGCCCATCTCCCCGAGTCGGTCCGGCAGAGCGTCGATCACCTCCAGGAGTCGGTGCACCACAAGCTCAACGAGATCAAGCCCAAGCTGCGCGGCTGGCTGCACCTGGCCACGGCGCCGCTGACGCTGGCGGCCGGCATCGTCCTGGTGGCCCTCTCCCCCGACACCACCACCCGCATCGGCTCGGCGGTCTTCACCGGCTCGGCGCTGCTGCTCTTCACGGTCTCGGCGATCTACCACACCGGCACCTGGTCGCCGCGCACATGGGCGTTCCTGCGCCGCTTCGACCACTCCAACATCTTCGTGCTCATCGCCGGCTCCTACACGCCGCTGGCGCTGATCCTGCTGCAGGGCACCGAACGGGTCGTGCTGCTCACCACGGTGTGGACCTGTGCGGTGCTGGGCGTGCTGTTCCGGGTCTTCTGGACCGATGCGCCGCGCTGGCTCTACACCCCGATCTACATCGCGATGGGCTGGTCGGCGCTCTTCTTCATCCCAGGCTTCATCGACGGCGCCACCTCGCGGCTCGGCACCGGCATGGCCATCGGCGTGCTCGTGCTGATCGCGGTCGGCGGCCTGCTCTACACGCTCGGCGGGGCGGTCTACGGCTTCAAGTTCCCCAACCCCAGCCCCCGCTGGTTCGGGTTCCACGAGGTCTTCCACACCTTCACGATCCTGGCCTTCATCACCCACTACATCGGGGTCTCGCTGGCGACCTACTCGCTGCGCTGA
- a CDS encoding carbohydrate ABC transporter permease has product MTTPEKLIQMVIAIALFVGVMAAILLLTARLKSRNGERVQAVAFVGPALFLVAVGLLYPALKTAYQSFFGANGDNFVGFDNYVDIFTNSSLLTVLRNTMLWVLLVPTLSTFIGLVYAVLVDRSRFEKLAKALVFLPMAISLVGASIIWKFVYEYKGTENEQIGLLNGVLKALGFETYNFLFYAPWNTLFLIVILIWIQAGFAMTILSASIKAIPDDIVEAASLDGVSGLKMFFFITVPSIRPSLIVVLTTISIGTLKVFDIVQTSTGGRFDTSVLAYEYYFQYFVSLNQGLAAALAVVIFALVTPIIIYNVRQMRRLEAR; this is encoded by the coding sequence GTGACGACTCCCGAGAAGCTCATCCAGATGGTGATCGCCATCGCCCTGTTCGTGGGCGTGATGGCCGCCATCCTGCTCCTGACGGCTCGACTGAAATCGCGCAACGGCGAACGGGTCCAGGCCGTGGCCTTCGTCGGTCCGGCGCTCTTCCTGGTCGCGGTGGGGCTGCTGTACCCGGCCCTCAAGACGGCCTACCAGTCGTTCTTCGGCGCCAACGGCGACAACTTCGTGGGGTTCGACAACTACGTCGACATCTTCACCAACTCCAGCCTGCTGACCGTGCTGCGCAACACCATGCTGTGGGTGCTGCTCGTCCCGACGCTCTCCACCTTCATCGGCCTGGTCTACGCGGTGCTGGTGGACCGGTCCCGCTTCGAGAAGCTGGCCAAGGCGCTGGTCTTCCTGCCGATGGCGATCTCGCTGGTGGGCGCCTCGATCATCTGGAAGTTCGTCTACGAGTACAAGGGCACCGAGAACGAGCAGATCGGTCTGCTCAACGGTGTCCTCAAGGCCCTCGGCTTCGAGACCTACAACTTCTTGTTCTACGCGCCGTGGAACACGCTCTTCCTGATCGTGATCCTGATCTGGATCCAGGCCGGGTTCGCGATGACGATCCTCTCCGCCTCGATCAAGGCGATCCCTGACGACATCGTCGAGGCCGCCAGCCTCGACGGGGTGAGCGGGCTGAAGATGTTCTTCTTCATCACCGTGCCCAGCATCCGCCCCTCGCTGATCGTCGTGCTCACCACGATCAGCATCGGCACGCTCAAGGTCTTCGACATCGTGCAGACCTCGACCGGTGGTCGCTTCGACACCAGCGTGCTGGCCTACGAGTACTACTTCCAGTACTTCGTCTCGCTCAACCAGGGCCTCGCAGCGGCGCTGGCCGTGGTGATCTTCGCGCTGGTCACCCCGATCATCATCTACAACGTCCGTCAGATGCGTCGGCTGGAGGCACGATGA
- a CDS encoding ABC transporter substrate-binding protein, with translation MRSRKIRHATIAAIATGIVLAGCASDPASNEVQTAEGTSPGEGVEGCEDLTQFGDLTGTEVSVYTSIIAPEDAAHKASYEKFTECTGAEVAYEGSNQFETQLIVRVRGGNAPDIAYVPQPGLLGTLVDTGSVVPAPEPTADNVDEWWGEDWKGYGTVDDTFYAAPLGANVKSFVWYSPKMFQENGWEVPETWDDMVALSEDIAASGTKPWCVGIESGEGTGWVLTDWLEDALLRDAGPDVYDQWVEHEIPFDDPQVVESLDRVGDIVKNPDFVNGGHGDVNSIATTTFQDGGLPILKGDCAMHRQASFYAAQWPEGTDISEDGKIFAFYLPTTNEDNGRPVLGGGEFTVAFDDRPEVQAFQTYLSSDVWANEKAEATPDGGWVSANTGLDVELLNNPIDRLSAETFQDPEAVFRFDGSDQMPSAVGAGSFWKEMTSWVTGDDSEAVLANIEDSWPN, from the coding sequence ATGCGCTCACGCAAGATCAGGCACGCGACGATCGCGGCCATCGCCACCGGCATCGTCCTGGCCGGTTGCGCCAGCGACCCGGCCAGCAACGAGGTACAGACCGCCGAGGGCACCTCGCCGGGCGAGGGCGTCGAGGGCTGTGAGGACCTGACCCAGTTCGGTGACCTCACCGGCACCGAGGTCTCGGTCTACACCTCGATCATCGCGCCGGAGGACGCGGCCCACAAAGCCTCCTACGAGAAGTTCACCGAGTGCACCGGGGCCGAGGTCGCCTACGAGGGCTCCAACCAGTTCGAGACCCAGCTGATCGTGCGCGTGCGTGGCGGCAACGCCCCCGACATCGCCTACGTCCCGCAGCCGGGCCTGCTCGGCACCCTGGTCGACACCGGTTCCGTGGTGCCGGCTCCCGAGCCGACCGCCGACAACGTCGACGAGTGGTGGGGCGAGGACTGGAAGGGCTACGGCACGGTCGACGACACCTTCTACGCCGCCCCGCTGGGCGCCAACGTGAAGTCGTTCGTCTGGTACTCGCCCAAGATGTTCCAGGAGAACGGCTGGGAGGTCCCCGAGACCTGGGACGACATGGTCGCGCTCTCCGAGGACATCGCCGCCAGCGGCACCAAGCCCTGGTGCGTGGGCATCGAGTCCGGCGAGGGCACCGGCTGGGTGCTCACCGACTGGCTCGAGGACGCGCTGCTGCGCGACGCGGGCCCCGACGTCTACGACCAGTGGGTCGAGCACGAGATCCCCTTCGACGACCCGCAGGTCGTCGAGTCGCTCGACCGGGTCGGCGACATCGTCAAGAACCCCGACTTCGTCAACGGCGGTCACGGTGACGTGAACTCCATCGCCACGACCACCTTCCAGGACGGCGGCCTGCCGATCCTCAAGGGTGACTGCGCGATGCACCGCCAGGCGAGCTTCTACGCCGCCCAGTGGCCTGAGGGCACCGACATCTCCGAGGACGGCAAGATCTTCGCCTTCTACCTGCCCACCACCAACGAGGACAACGGTCGCCCGGTGCTCGGTGGCGGCGAGTTCACCGTCGCCTTCGACGACCGCCCGGAGGTGCAGGCCTTCCAGACCTACCTCTCCAGCGACGTGTGGGCCAACGAGAAGGCCGAGGCCACCCCTGACGGTGGCTGGGTCAGCGCCAACACCGGCCTCGACGTCGAGCTGCTGAACAACCCCATCGACCGCCTGTCGGCCGAGACCTTCCAGGACCCCGAGGCCGTCTTCCGCTTCGACGGCTCCGACCAGATGCCCAGCGCCGTCGGCGCCGGCTCCTTCTGGAAGGAGATGACCTCCTGGGTCACCGGGGACGACAGCGAGGCCGTCCTGGCCAACATCGAGGACTCCTGGCCGAACTGA
- a CDS encoding isoprenyl transferase produces the protein MADWKRGVRRVLYPAYEARLLRRLPENLPRHVGVMLDGNRRWARAVGHDTAHGHRAGAANIEPLLGWCDEVGIEVVTLWLLSTDNLNRPAAELEPLLQIIADAVDSLAVQRRWRLHPVGALDLLPTETAERLKAAEEATRDVDGMLVNIAVPYGGRREIADAVRSLLLEHAEKGTSLEELAGIVDVDMIGSHLYTRGQPDPDLVIRTSGEQRLGGFLLWQSARSEFYFCEAYWPEFRRVDFLRAIRAYALRERRHGT, from the coding sequence GTGGCGGACTGGAAGCGGGGCGTGCGTCGGGTGCTCTACCCGGCGTACGAGGCACGACTGCTGCGCCGGCTGCCCGAGAACCTGCCGCGCCACGTCGGGGTGATGCTCGACGGCAACCGGCGCTGGGCGAGGGCCGTGGGCCACGACACCGCCCACGGCCACCGGGCCGGCGCCGCCAACATCGAGCCGCTGCTGGGCTGGTGCGACGAGGTCGGCATCGAGGTCGTCACCCTGTGGCTGCTCTCGACCGACAACCTCAACCGGCCGGCCGCCGAGCTCGAGCCGCTGCTGCAGATCATCGCCGACGCCGTCGACTCCCTGGCGGTGCAGCGCCGCTGGCGGCTGCACCCCGTGGGTGCCCTCGACCTGCTGCCGACCGAGACCGCCGAACGGCTCAAGGCGGCCGAGGAGGCCACCCGCGACGTCGACGGGATGCTGGTCAACATCGCCGTCCCGTACGGCGGGCGGCGCGAGATCGCCGACGCCGTGCGCTCGCTGCTGCTCGAGCACGCCGAGAAGGGCACCTCGCTCGAGGAGCTGGCCGGCATCGTCGACGTCGACATGATCGGCTCGCACCTCTACACCCGCGGCCAGCCCGACCCCGACCTGGTGATCCGCACCAGCGGCGAGCAGCGCCTCGGCGGCTTCCTGCTCTGGCAGAGCGCGCGCTCGGAGTTCTACTTCTGCGAGGCCTACTGGCCCGAGTTCCGCCGCGTCGACTTCCTGCGCGCCATCCGCGCCTACGCCCTGCGCGAGCGCCGGCACGGCACCTGA